The sequence below is a genomic window from Brevibacillus agri.
ACGGCCCGTGCAAACCAATGACTGTTCAACCACTTATCCATGTTTTCGCCTCCATTGCCAACGACTGCCAATGGACTTGCCCTTTGACAGAGGCTGGAGCTGTTCGGTCAGCATCTCTGCCAGTTGCGCCTCCGTCAGATTTCGGTTCATCGCGCCATGCGCGGCAAAAGACACTTGTCCTGTCTCCTCCGAAACAATGATGGACATGCCATCCGAGACCTCGCTGACGCCGATTGCCGCGCGGTGGCGAGTCCCGAGCTCCTTCGAGATGGAGTTGTTCTCAGACAGCGGAAGGTAACAGGCAGCAGCCAAAATGACGTCCTTGCGCATGATGACGGCCCCGTCATGTAAAGGCGTATTCGGAATGAAAATGTTGATTAGCAGCTCCGAGCTCACGCGTCCGTTGATCGCGATGCCCGTCTCTACGTAATCGTTCAGCCCCGTCTCTCTCTCAATGACGATCAAGGCCCCGATCCGCCGCTTTGCCATGTAGGTGACCGATTTACACACCTCTTGCACCACACGGTTCACCATGTCATCGTCTTGCAGGCTGCTGGAGCGGGAAAAGAGCTTGCCTCGCCCAAGCTGCTCCAGCGCGCGACGCAATTCCGGCTGGAAGATGATGACCACAGCCAGTACCCCGAAGGTAAAAGCTTGCGACATCAACCAGTGCAGTGTCGTCAGTTGGAAGTACTTGCTGAGCAGCCAGGTAATGACGATCACCATGATCCCCTTCAGCAACTGTACCGCTCGCGTCCCCCGAATGAGCATAATAATTTTATAAATCACGTATGTAACGAGTAAAATATCCGTTCCATACCGCAGTAAATCCCCATAATCCATCGATATCATAACGAAGCCCCCATATCTCGCTCCATCTAAATAAGGTCAGCCTGTCTCCTGCGGAAAAAGCACGGCTCCACTGCCGTGCTGTTGATAGCTGTACTCTCTATTTTCTCTTATGGCAAGATCGGAAGCAAGTCATTTCCAATATTTTTCACCTCATACCAGATCCAATCGAAAATCGCTTCAATGGATTCGGTATTGCCTACCACTTGAGCGGTAGAGGCCACGAACACTTTTCCTTCGATGGCCACGACATTTCCTTTTACTTGCCCCTGAACATCCACGTTGCCGTTGCGCACCACCAAATCTCCATCAATGCTCGTTCCGGCTGGTACCACTACGACATTGCGTTGCCGATCTATTTTCAACTTATCCATGTTGGCTGAAGATACCTGCAACGTATTATCGCGGTCAAACCAGTTCGCGCACAAGCTGCCAGTCATGAGGAACAAAAACACCGCTGCTGCTGTCAAAAACGGGTGGTTCCGCAGCCAGCTTGAAAACAGGTTAGCCTTCGTCGGCGCAGGCAATTGGGCGAGTACACGTGCCGTAAAATCAGGAGAAACATGAATATGTGAAGCGCTCTGTACAAAAGCGATGGCCCGCTGCAGCTCGTGCATATGCTGGCGGCAGCTCGCACAAGTTTTTATATGTGCTTGCAAATGCTGATTGGCTAATTCATCAGTGTCCCCATCCAAATATTCGTGGATGAGAATAATCATTTCCCGGCATTCCATCGTGATTTTCTCCTTTCTCACATCAATCGCAACTTGCTTCGCAACGCTTCCCGTCCTCGGTGAATGCGTGTCTTGATCGTCGTAATGGGAAGTTTTACGATATCGCTGATCTCCTGCAACGACAAGTCCTCAATGTAGCGCAAGATCATAATCGAGCGATATTTCGGCTGCAACTGGGACAGAGCACCCTGTACTGTCTCCTGCAGCTCCTGCGTCACGACTTTGTCTTCCGGTGTTTTCTCACTAGAAGACAGGCGCGAATACCAGTCCATTCCCTGTCCAGGTTCGGTTTCTTCATCCAATGAAAAGTCAGGTCTTTTTTTACGGCCACGGTCGATACATAGATTGGTCGCGATCCGGTAGATCCACGTGGAGAACTTGTAGCTGTCATCGTACGAATGCAGATTGGCATACACGCGCAAAAAAGTCTCCTGCGCGATGTCCTCCGCATCCTGACGGTTTCCCACCATGCGATAAGCAAGTTGGAATATCTTGTCTTTATAAATTTCGATCAACTCCGCAAATGCTTCACGGTCTCCACGCTTCGCTCGCTGAGTCAACCGTTTCTCTACAAAATCCATGCGATCCTCCCCACAATACCGTAATCCTATATACGGATGATACTGCAAATGGTTTCGTTCTAAATGCGTGTTTGTGCAGGTAATTTGTTGGGAAATAGAGGAATAAGGTAACTGCCTACCTCTATATATTATTGATGATAACTCTTTCATCCCTCAGTTGGAAAGGAGAGTGGGACGTATGTCGAAGCAGGACGTTCTCCTCCAGATCGAGCAGCTACGCAAAGAGCTCAACGATCAGTATAAGAAGCAGGCAACCATCACTCCTGAATTAGTCGCCCTAAGCGTGCAACTTGACCATCTATTAAACGAACTACATCTCCATCCTTAGAATGTACTTCTTTCTCCCACCAATGTAAAGATGCGTAAAAAGCAAAAAGAGAGGCGATTTTTGCCTCTCTTTTTGTTCTCAGACAACGATTGGTTACAGCAGTTTATCGCCGAATACAGAGCTCATCAACGCGACTGCGACGCGCGCTGTCATGTTTTCACGGTCGAGGATCGGATTTACTTCCACAAATTCTGCGGAACAGAGAATGTCAGCGTCAGCCAGCATCTCCAGGGAGACATGCCCCTCCCGGTAAGAAATACCGCCGATAACCGGGGTTCCTACTCCTGGCGCGTCATGCGGGTCCAGTCCGTCCAAATCCAGGCTCAAGTGTACGCCATCGGTGTTTTTGGACACGTGGGCAATCGCTTCTTCCATCACGCGAGCCATTCCCAGCTTGTCGATCTCGTGCATGGTGAACACTTTCATGCCAATGCGCTTGATTAAATCGCGCTCGCCTTGATCGAGGTCGCGCGCCCCGATAATCACCACGTTTTCAGGCTGCAGCTTTGGCGCAAATCCGCCGATGTTCGTCAAACGCTTATGTCCATAGCCAAGGCTCGCCGCCAGCGGCATCCCGTGGATGTTTCCCGATGGAGAAGTCTCTCCTGTGTTCAAGTCTCCGTGCGCATCGAACCAGATGACCCCGAGATTTTTCACGTGCTTGGCGATACCTGCAATCGTTCCCAAAGCAATGCTGTGATCGCCCCCCAGCACGAGCGGGAAACGGCCTGCCGTCATGATATCGCTTACAACATCAGCAAGCTTTTCATTCGCTTCTACAACCTCATCCAAGTACTTATGGTTTTCTGTTTCCGTAAACCGATGAGGTCGTGTTACAAAAATATCTCCACGGTCCTCGATATGAAAGCCCATTTTCTCCAAACGAGCTACAACACCTGCGTAACGGATTGCACTTGGTCCCATATCTACTCCACGACGGTCTGCACCCAGATCCATCGGTACACCGACAATACTCATGTTCTTGTTCATGTAGACGCCCCCATTCCTTCGATCGTTGTTGCTCCACCCCTATATTGTAGCCTCCGATCGCGAAATGACTCAACTCGACAGGATTTTGCATAAATAACCCGTCTGGCCTAACGTCGTTCAAAATGGAATGGGAGCAGTCTTTACCTATGAAAAAAACGAGCAACCGAATCGGCTACTCGTTTTAGGCAATACGTATGGAGCGGGTGATGGGAATCGAACCCACGCGACCAGCTTGGAAGGCTGGAGTTCTACCATTGAACTACACCCGCGCAATTTTAGTTAGAAAACAAAAACCCGGCAACAAGTGCGGGGAAAAATGGTCGGGAAGACAGGATTCGAACCTGCGACCCCTTGGTCCCAAGCCAAGTACTCTACCAAGCTGAGCTACTTCCCGATTTTTCTGTTTTTACAGCGCTTCTCCTCACTTTTGGAAGTAAGGAAGCGTGCCCTGAGAGATTCGAACTCCCGACCTTTTGATTCGTAGTCAAACGCTCTATCCGGCTGAGCTAAGGGCACATATTTTATAAAAGGTAAAAACTGGTGAGCCATGAAGGACTCGAACCTTCGACCCTCTGATTAAAAGTCAGATGCTCTACCAACTGAGCTAATGGCTCGCAAATGGCTGGGGTACTAGGATTTGAACCTAGGAATGACGGAGTCAAAGTCCGTTGCCTTACCGCTTGGCTATACCCCAAAAATGCGAAAAAAATGGTGGGGAGAGACGGATTCGAACCGCCGAACCCGGAGGGAGCAGATTTACAGTCTGCCGTGTTTAGCCACTTCACTATCTCCCCATTTTTAGTTCAACAACAAGTGGTGGAGGCTGACGGGATCGAACCGCCGACCCTCTGCTTGTAAGGCAGATGCTCTCCCAGCTGAGCTAAGCCTCCAAAGTACCCCGCAAAGTGAAGAGATTGCGTTGTAGCAACACCGAGTACTTTGCGGGGACCCCAACAACTGGTTGGATGTATAAGTGACCCGTAGGGGATTCGAACC
It includes:
- the rocF gene encoding arginase, whose product is MNKNMSIVGVPMDLGADRRGVDMGPSAIRYAGVVARLEKMGFHIEDRGDIFVTRPHRFTETENHKYLDEVVEANEKLADVVSDIMTAGRFPLVLGGDHSIALGTIAGIAKHVKNLGVIWFDAHGDLNTGETSPSGNIHGMPLAASLGYGHKRLTNIGGFAPKLQPENVVIIGARDLDQGERDLIKRIGMKVFTMHEIDKLGMARVMEEAIAHVSKNTDGVHLSLDLDGLDPHDAPGVGTPVIGGISYREGHVSLEMLADADILCSAEFVEVNPILDRENMTARVAVALMSSVFGDKLL
- the sigW gene encoding RNA polymerase sigma factor SigW, producing MDFVEKRLTQRAKRGDREAFAELIEIYKDKIFQLAYRMVGNRQDAEDIAQETFLRVYANLHSYDDSYKFSTWIYRIATNLCIDRGRKKRPDFSLDEETEPGQGMDWYSRLSSSEKTPEDKVVTQELQETVQGALSQLQPKYRSIMILRYIEDLSLQEISDIVKLPITTIKTRIHRGREALRSKLRLM
- a CDS encoding zf-HC2 domain-containing protein, with the translated sequence MECREMIILIHEYLDGDTDELANQHLQAHIKTCASCRQHMHELQRAIAFVQSASHIHVSPDFTARVLAQLPAPTKANLFSSWLRNHPFLTAAAVFLFLMTGSLCANWFDRDNTLQVSSANMDKLKIDRQRNVVVVPAGTSIDGDLVVRNGNVDVQGQVKGNVVAIEGKVFVASTAQVVGNTESIEAIFDWIWYEVKNIGNDLLPILP
- a CDS encoding aspartyl-phosphate phosphatase Spo0E family protein, producing MSKQDVLLQIEQLRKELNDQYKKQATITPELVALSVQLDHLLNELHLHP
- the cdaA gene encoding diadenylate cyclase CdaA yields the protein MISMDYGDLLRYGTDILLVTYVIYKIIMLIRGTRAVQLLKGIMVIVITWLLSKYFQLTTLHWLMSQAFTFGVLAVVIIFQPELRRALEQLGRGKLFSRSSSLQDDDMVNRVVQEVCKSVTYMAKRRIGALIVIERETGLNDYVETGIAINGRVSSELLINIFIPNTPLHDGAVIMRKDVILAAACYLPLSENNSISKELGTRHRAAIGVSEVSDGMSIIVSEETGQVSFAAHGAMNRNLTEAQLAEMLTEQLQPLSKGKSIGSRWQWRRKHG